A region of Jonquetella anthropi DSM 22815 DNA encodes the following proteins:
- a CDS encoding ZinT/AdcA family metal-binding protein has protein sequence MKFRSLLCSVALGLFAFGGIAAAQDKAEITGLKDWAGEYVSAQTFWTDARTEDFFKAVVEEGEKQGKPATVDQVKQKMSDMYHSGYQAAVVDENGITFESKDGKSVRVDYEFKGAVKDADGEDWYSFEAKGTPEDSQLTHLVLIPLHGDPQHFHFRYGEVSAEDLLTKPEYHGWWGTFVHKGLTYEKYMEKMKPATFVKYVL, from the coding sequence ATGAAGTTTCGTTCGTTGCTTTGTTCCGTAGCTCTGGGGCTTTTTGCCTTTGGCGGGATCGCCGCTGCTCAGGATAAGGCTGAGATCACTGGGCTGAAAGATTGGGCCGGCGAGTACGTGAGCGCTCAGACGTTCTGGACTGATGCTCGGACTGAGGACTTCTTCAAGGCAGTCGTCGAAGAGGGCGAGAAGCAGGGCAAGCCGGCTACCGTTGATCAGGTGAAGCAGAAGATGTCCGACATGTATCATTCGGGCTATCAGGCTGCTGTGGTTGACGAGAACGGCATCACCTTTGAGTCAAAAGACGGCAAGAGCGTTCGCGTTGACTACGAGTTCAAGGGCGCTGTGAAGGATGCGGACGGCGAAGATTGGTATTCTTTCGAGGCCAAGGGCACGCCTGAGGACAGCCAGCTGACTCACCTGGTGTTGATTCCTCTGCACGGCGATCCCCAGCACTTCCACTTCCGTTACGGCGAGGTAAGCGCTGAAGATCTGCTCACCAAGCCCGAGTATCACGGCTGGTGGGGCACGTTCGTTCACAAGGGCTTGACCTATGAGAAGTACATGGAGAAGATGAAGCCCGCGACGTTCGTCAAGTACGTCCTGTAA
- a CDS encoding acyl-CoA thioesterase — MICRSCDVTFRVRYAETDQMGIAHHSNYFVWFEMGRSELCLLWGVPYEQWEKAGVILPLAEVSCRYRRPALYDEQLRLVTTLDSVSRVSVSFSYRLLGAEGELRAQGWTKHAFASPDGKLIKGGHEFLSPLIETMKRVLETPENA, encoded by the coding sequence TTGATTTGTCGATCTTGTGACGTGACGTTTCGGGTGAGATATGCCGAGACGGATCAGATGGGCATTGCCCACCACAGCAATTATTTTGTCTGGTTTGAGATGGGACGTTCCGAGCTGTGCCTCCTGTGGGGCGTGCCGTATGAGCAATGGGAGAAGGCCGGAGTCATTCTGCCGCTGGCCGAAGTGTCGTGTCGGTACCGTCGGCCGGCCCTGTACGACGAACAGCTGCGGCTGGTCACGACCCTGGATTCGGTGAGTCGGGTCAGCGTTTCATTTTCTTATCGACTTTTGGGGGCCGAAGGGGAGCTTCGCGCCCAAGGGTGGACGAAGCACGCTTTCGCGTCGCCGGATGGAAAGCTGATTAAAGGGGGCCACGAGTTCCTTTCGCCGCTGATCGAGACGATGAAAAGGGTCTTGGAGACGCCGGAGAACGCCTGA
- a CDS encoding ABC transporter substrate-binding protein produces the protein MIQVRRRHAVLAGLFAGALCASCAMAAQEINAYSIMPEMYAAPVTAEFTRLTGIKVNFMRFSAGEALARLVAEKDNPQVDVLIGGPADTYEAGMEKGVFASYVSPSAETIPADLKDPKGFWTGIGIIPLCFLTNTDFLASHNLKAPASWADLLNPAYEKGLQMADARTSGTATERIYSLVKVMGEDEAFAYQKKLNDNVQMYTKSGAGGAMPVATGQAAAGIFYICDALQIQQQGYPVEITYPSDGVTYGIEAVGIVANCAHPDLAKKFVDWMTSVNYAQFIVENKINYVPTQPSVKTENPLLDLSKINLQKVPTEWKGANRDRLVERWVNEVIK, from the coding sequence ATGATTCAGGTGAGAAGGAGACATGCTGTATTGGCGGGGCTTTTTGCTGGTGCCCTGTGCGCGTCCTGCGCTATGGCGGCTCAGGAGATTAACGCGTACTCCATTATGCCGGAGATGTACGCGGCTCCTGTGACGGCAGAATTCACCCGGTTGACTGGTATTAAGGTCAACTTCATGCGGTTCTCTGCCGGCGAGGCTCTGGCTCGGCTGGTGGCGGAGAAGGACAACCCGCAGGTTGATGTGCTGATCGGCGGCCCGGCGGACACCTACGAGGCCGGTATGGAGAAGGGCGTGTTCGCGTCCTACGTTTCCCCGTCGGCCGAGACGATCCCGGCGGATCTGAAGGATCCGAAGGGATTCTGGACTGGGATCGGGATTATCCCGCTCTGCTTCCTGACGAACACCGATTTTCTGGCTTCCCACAACCTGAAGGCTCCTGCGTCTTGGGCTGACCTGCTGAACCCGGCCTACGAGAAGGGGCTCCAGATGGCAGACGCCCGCACGTCCGGCACGGCGACGGAGCGGATTTACTCGCTGGTGAAGGTGATGGGCGAGGACGAGGCGTTCGCCTATCAGAAGAAGCTGAACGACAACGTGCAGATGTACACGAAGAGTGGTGCCGGCGGCGCGATGCCCGTTGCGACTGGACAGGCTGCAGCTGGTATTTTCTACATCTGCGACGCGCTGCAGATTCAGCAGCAGGGGTATCCTGTAGAGATCACCTACCCGTCCGACGGCGTGACCTACGGCATCGAGGCGGTTGGCATTGTGGCGAACTGCGCTCATCCGGATCTGGCCAAAAAGTTTGTCGACTGGATGACCAGCGTGAACTACGCCCAGTTCATCGTCGAGAACAAGATCAACTACGTGCCGACCCAGCCGAGCGTCAAGACGGAGAACCCGCTGCTTGACCTGTCAAAGATCAATCTTCAGAAGGTGCCGACCGAATGGAAGGGCGCCAACCGCGACCGGCTTGTGGAGCGGTGGGTGAACGAGGTCATCAAGTAG
- a CDS encoding ABC transporter permease — MKGSPVKLDSAAKAVVTALWLSLGVFVVFPFVRLLWITFTVDGAPSLGTLIPVATNWYNQLAFRNSLLLGLAVATCGTALGFLFAYGVTRLHLSKPFIWIINAVVMLPLISPPFTSSIALTLSLGPNGTLLKLFGLKSIGFYGFSGTFISETLTYFPIAYMTLATVLSRLDPNLEDAAYSMGASPWRTFRTVTLPLSLPGVANSFLLLFAASLADFATPLVLAGHSFPVLPTQAYLQITGLYDLKGGAALSFMLLAPALAVYALQHLWLEKKSFVTISGKSGGRSSVKGPGPAARTAMMGVMDLVLAFVLYLYGLILWGSVVKVWGVNPTPTLQNYAYVFSFGRKAIMDTLLVALIATPLGGLLAVFVGTASARWKIRGRKTLETVSLLNYALPGTVVGIAYVVAFNSKPLVLTGTISVLVAAYVFRYASAGIRQVIATMQQIDPSIEEASASLGAGSGRTFRLVTLPLVLPAVLSGMKYLFIHSMTAISATIFLVSVRWSLLTTRILECMTELQFAHACAFSIVLILIVFVAGGVLNLLARALYRGRGVA; from the coding sequence TTGAAGGGAAGTCCGGTCAAGCTCGATTCTGCCGCTAAGGCGGTCGTCACTGCTCTGTGGCTGTCGCTGGGCGTTTTTGTGGTGTTCCCGTTCGTCCGCCTTCTGTGGATAACGTTCACCGTCGATGGCGCTCCCAGTCTGGGGACGCTGATTCCCGTCGCGACGAACTGGTACAACCAACTGGCGTTCCGCAACAGTCTTCTGCTCGGCTTGGCCGTGGCAACCTGCGGAACTGCGCTCGGGTTCCTCTTCGCCTATGGGGTGACCCGCCTGCACCTGTCAAAGCCCTTTATCTGGATTATTAACGCGGTAGTCATGCTACCGCTCATCTCGCCTCCCTTTACTAGCAGCATCGCCCTGACCCTGTCGCTTGGGCCGAACGGGACGCTGCTCAAGCTGTTCGGTCTGAAGTCCATCGGGTTCTACGGGTTCAGCGGGACGTTCATTTCCGAGACGCTGACGTATTTCCCGATAGCCTATATGACATTGGCGACGGTTCTTTCCCGTCTGGATCCCAACTTGGAGGACGCGGCCTATTCCATGGGGGCGTCCCCTTGGAGGACGTTTCGGACCGTCACGTTGCCTCTGTCGCTTCCGGGGGTAGCGAACTCGTTTTTGTTGCTGTTTGCCGCGTCGCTGGCCGACTTTGCGACGCCGCTCGTCTTGGCTGGCCACTCGTTCCCGGTTCTACCGACTCAGGCGTACCTTCAGATCACCGGGCTGTACGACTTAAAGGGCGGAGCGGCCCTGTCGTTCATGCTGTTGGCTCCGGCTCTGGCCGTGTACGCTCTCCAGCACTTGTGGCTGGAGAAGAAGAGCTTTGTGACGATCAGCGGCAAATCCGGCGGCCGGTCGAGCGTCAAGGGGCCTGGGCCTGCTGCCCGGACTGCCATGATGGGCGTGATGGACCTCGTTCTGGCGTTTGTGCTGTACCTGTACGGGCTGATTCTCTGGGGCTCGGTGGTGAAGGTCTGGGGCGTTAACCCGACGCCGACGCTTCAAAACTACGCGTACGTGTTCTCGTTCGGCCGGAAGGCGATTATGGACACGCTGCTCGTGGCGCTGATCGCGACGCCTTTGGGCGGCCTGCTGGCCGTGTTTGTGGGCACCGCGTCGGCCCGGTGGAAAATCCGGGGCCGCAAGACGCTGGAAACTGTCTCGCTGCTCAACTACGCCCTGCCGGGGACGGTCGTGGGCATCGCCTACGTGGTGGCGTTCAACTCCAAGCCGCTCGTTCTCACCGGGACCATAAGTGTCTTGGTCGCTGCGTACGTGTTTCGGTACGCGTCCGCTGGAATCCGTCAGGTCATCGCGACGATGCAGCAGATCGACCCGTCAATTGAGGAGGCCTCGGCGAGCCTCGGCGCGGGCAGCGGCCGGACGTTCCGGCTGGTTACCCTTCCGTTGGTCCTGCCGGCCGTGCTGTCAGGGATGAAGTACCTGTTCATCCACTCCATGACGGCTATCAGCGCGACGATTTTCCTCGTTTCTGTCCGATGGAGCCTGCTGACGACGCGAATCCTTGAGTGCATGACCGAACTGCAGTTCGCGCACGCCTGCGCGTTTTCAATCGTCCTGATTCTTATCGTTTTTGTGGCGGGCGGGGTTTTGAATCTCCTGGCCCGAGCTCTGTACCGCGGGAGAGGAGTGGCATAA
- a CDS encoding ABC transporter ATP-binding protein translates to MALSLKLSELSKTYTKDGQKFAAVDGVNLEVGQGEFLTFLGPSGCGKTTTLRMIAGFETPSSGKIVIGGSDVTDLPPNQRNVGFVFQNYALFPHMTVFDNVAYGLRVRGQNAGTIAQAVTGALELVGLPAAAKRYPSQLSGGEQQRVALARVLVLKPQVLLMDEPLSNLDAKLRLHMRTEIRRIQQELSLTCLYVTHDQKEALTMSDRIMVMNRGHVEQLGSPMDLYADPASLFVADFIGQANLLKGRLAQINGEFGTVDLGNSVGRAVARLVRGRQMQEGQSVVLVVRPENISLEGDESDGSLSFRVDRRLFEGDRINYSGCLGDGRPVDSSVPFLVGTRLIEPGEMVRASFDRRGAVVVPDEK, encoded by the coding sequence ATGGCGCTGTCGCTGAAATTGTCCGAGCTGAGCAAAACTTACACCAAGGACGGCCAAAAGTTTGCCGCCGTTGACGGCGTGAACTTGGAAGTGGGGCAGGGCGAGTTCCTCACGTTTCTTGGTCCGTCCGGCTGCGGGAAAACGACGACCCTGCGGATGATCGCCGGTTTCGAGACGCCCAGCTCGGGAAAGATCGTCATCGGTGGCAGCGACGTGACCGATTTGCCGCCCAACCAGAGAAACGTGGGGTTCGTGTTCCAGAACTACGCGCTGTTTCCCCACATGACGGTTTTTGACAACGTGGCCTACGGGCTGAGGGTGCGGGGACAAAACGCCGGAACGATCGCTCAGGCAGTTACCGGCGCTTTGGAGCTTGTCGGACTGCCGGCGGCGGCCAAGCGGTACCCGTCTCAGCTGTCAGGCGGCGAGCAGCAGCGGGTCGCGCTGGCCCGCGTTTTGGTGCTCAAACCGCAAGTCCTGCTGATGGACGAGCCGCTCTCCAACTTGGACGCCAAACTTCGGCTCCACATGAGGACGGAAATCCGCCGGATTCAGCAGGAACTGTCGCTGACGTGCCTGTACGTCACTCACGATCAGAAAGAAGCTCTCACCATGTCCGACCGGATCATGGTGATGAACCGGGGGCACGTCGAACAGCTCGGCTCGCCGATGGATCTGTACGCCGATCCGGCCAGCCTGTTTGTGGCCGATTTTATCGGTCAGGCGAACCTGCTGAAGGGCCGGTTGGCCCAGATCAACGGCGAGTTCGGAACAGTCGATCTGGGAAATTCCGTTGGCCGCGCGGTCGCCCGTTTAGTTCGAGGGCGTCAGATGCAGGAGGGACAGTCGGTCGTGCTGGTGGTTCGGCCGGAAAATATTTCCCTTGAAGGGGACGAATCGGACGGCTCTCTCTCGTTTCGGGTTGACCGCCGCCTGTTTGAAGGGGATCGGATCAACTATTCCGGCTGTCTGGGGGACGGCCGGCCGGTTGACTCCTCCGTTCCCTTTCTCGTTGGCACTCGCCTCATAGAACCTGGCGAGATGGTACGCGCGTCGTTTGACCGCCGGGGGGCGGTCGTCGTTCCAGACGAAAAGTAA
- a CDS encoding ribbon-helix-helix domain-containing protein: protein MRGAIWRGREKMQERYITISVRLEESLVAHLDQLARNSGSTRSAFMRRILAEHVDSLDESAFKPRASRYLLGENGQ from the coding sequence ATGAGGGGCGCTATTTGGAGGGGAAGAGAGAAGATGCAGGAGCGATACATCACCATATCAGTTCGTCTTGAAGAATCACTGGTCGCTCACCTTGATCAGCTGGCGAGAAATTCGGGAAGCACCAGATCCGCGTTCATGCGGCGAATTTTGGCCGAGCACGTGGACTCTCTGGACGAAAGCGCGTTCAAACCCCGGGCAAGCCGCTACCTGCTCGGCGAAAACGGCCAGTAA
- the thiT gene encoding energy-coupled thiamine transporter ThiT, with product MEQNRSMGKTRVLVEGALVVALTVLLSEWKIWKMPQGGSITLGDVPLLIFALRHGAKYGIGTGLVAGLLRLLLGGYVLTPVQAALDYPIAYGAIGLAGLLKDVGPAGAAGVVLGSAGRLLCSVISGAVFFGQYAPAGQNPWVYSLIYNATYMVPNAIIGIVITAILLPRLKRF from the coding sequence ATGGAACAGAATCGCTCAATGGGAAAGACCCGCGTGTTGGTCGAAGGGGCGCTGGTCGTCGCGCTGACGGTCCTTCTGTCGGAGTGGAAGATCTGGAAGATGCCGCAGGGAGGCTCGATTACCCTTGGCGACGTGCCTCTGCTCATCTTCGCCCTGCGCCACGGCGCCAAGTACGGCATCGGCACCGGGCTGGTCGCCGGACTGCTCCGGCTCCTTCTTGGTGGCTACGTCCTCACGCCGGTACAGGCCGCTCTCGATTACCCGATCGCCTACGGCGCCATCGGGCTGGCCGGGCTTCTGAAAGACGTTGGACCGGCTGGAGCTGCCGGCGTCGTTCTGGGCAGTGCCGGACGGCTGCTCTGCAGCGTCATCAGCGGCGCGGTGTTCTTCGGCCAATACGCGCCGGCCGGACAGAATCCGTGGGTCTACTCGCTGATCTACAACGCCACGTATATGGTTCCGAACGCGATCATCGGCATAGTCATCACTGCCATTCTTCTGCCCAGACTCAAACGCTTCTGA
- a CDS encoding RrF2 family transcriptional regulator: MKVSTRAHYGLRAMVTIAQMEKSGIVPVSVMDIAQREELSDTYLEQLVSKLRRAGLLRSYRGANGGYELAKDPSEITILEIVQASGEKLEFPECAFNEKGCELARQRGSVCPSAFFWRKLSSAVLELSRSMTLEDLLSQSSKSLML; this comes from the coding sequence ATGAAAGTATCGACACGCGCACACTACGGCCTGCGGGCTATGGTGACGATTGCGCAGATGGAAAAGAGCGGGATCGTTCCTGTCTCCGTGATGGATATCGCTCAGCGGGAGGAGCTGTCGGACACGTACCTTGAACAGCTTGTGTCCAAGCTTCGCCGGGCCGGGCTGCTTCGCAGCTATCGGGGGGCCAACGGAGGGTACGAGCTGGCGAAAGATCCGTCGGAGATCACCATACTGGAAATAGTCCAAGCGTCGGGGGAAAAACTGGAGTTCCCGGAGTGCGCGTTCAACGAGAAAGGGTGCGAACTGGCGAGACAGAGAGGAAGCGTCTGCCCGTCAGCGTTTTTCTGGCGAAAGCTCAGCTCGGCCGTCTTGGAGCTGTCCCGGAGCATGACGCTGGAAGACCTGCTTTCCCAGTCGTCAAAAAGTCTCATGCTGTGA
- a CDS encoding HU family DNA-binding protein yields MTKTELVEFVRENAQLKRSDAVAAVNAVVAGISGALSQGSKVQLVGFGTFEVRQRSARTGRNPQDPTKTVHIPAKKVPVFKAGKLLRSAVDTKPSAKSSAKSKSGAKGGKK; encoded by the coding sequence GTGACGAAAACAGAACTGGTTGAGTTTGTCAGGGAGAACGCACAGCTGAAGAGGAGCGACGCCGTCGCAGCAGTGAACGCAGTCGTCGCAGGGATCTCCGGTGCGCTGAGTCAGGGCAGCAAGGTCCAGTTGGTCGGCTTCGGCACCTTCGAGGTTCGCCAGCGCAGCGCCCGTACTGGCCGTAACCCGCAGGATCCGACAAAGACCGTTCATATCCCGGCGAAGAAGGTTCCCGTATTCAAGGCCGGCAAGCTCCTTCGCAGCGCTGTCGACACGAAGCCGAGCGCGAAGAGCAGCGCAAAGAGCAAGAGCGGCGCAAAGGGCGGCAAGAAGTAG
- a CDS encoding acetate--CoA ligase family protein has translation MAGEKMKQVLLVTGDQPTQEDVRPLESIHRIGLASLTVASQSEVLAAGEAFGGRDVVLLAPSCDRPELLDWCERWKPQRLVVGSDGDFGASSGQLARIRRGGTFVLGPGSRGVLDPLQDLFVSWTPAVQPSAALDGNVALIGQGGAVVFSLFDMALEAGVKFRQVVSLGVCQDDGALLECLDQCAEDGQTRLVVLCAESFVQGRRVMERAARLVRQGVPVVLLRCGVFPGIDRRARLRHPDGNWADDATWRAVAERYGVTLLSDVGELLAFAKLYGCSRPAQGLSIAGLASSVGLALLLRDSCFRAGVALPAFSPELTEKLEKVLPPRAKAVNPISGTESLVQSDGVLSEALRRIHSGGRCLPFVVLGALGGDEVARVVSELAEAGRDIASPIVLCCLGDWRRFAGYGDLLARSGVVVYRDPAEAARAIALAEKISASSVRALPSQPVPPAPKLPELPERPDEAQVMDLMKSYQLSLVPSRFCSSLAEVMSAADELGFPLVLKAVSPSLLNKQQARGVALNLRTPEELRNAYGRVLERVSRGHPEAKLRGVLVQTMVTDGLECMIGLKRDPLFGPVVAVALGGAYYAMTRDIALRPAPVTFEEAQEMISSLKGASLITGSWSGVPLASDELARTIAQMSVMGDCEPDLELLDINPIFVRPNAAEIADAFIRRTERSRQ, from the coding sequence ATGGCGGGTGAGAAGATGAAGCAGGTGCTGCTGGTTACCGGTGATCAGCCGACCCAGGAAGACGTCCGTCCGTTGGAGTCAATTCATCGAATAGGCTTAGCGTCTTTGACAGTAGCGTCCCAGTCCGAAGTGCTCGCCGCCGGCGAGGCGTTCGGCGGCCGGGACGTCGTGCTGCTCGCGCCGAGCTGCGACCGGCCCGAGCTTCTCGACTGGTGCGAGCGTTGGAAGCCCCAGCGCCTTGTCGTTGGTTCAGACGGTGACTTTGGCGCTTCCAGTGGCCAGCTCGCCCGAATCCGCCGGGGCGGGACGTTTGTCCTCGGCCCCGGATCCCGCGGCGTCCTCGATCCTCTTCAGGATCTTTTCGTCAGCTGGACGCCGGCCGTCCAGCCGTCAGCGGCTCTGGACGGCAACGTGGCTCTGATCGGGCAGGGCGGCGCGGTCGTCTTCTCGCTTTTCGACATGGCCCTTGAGGCGGGCGTTAAGTTCCGTCAGGTCGTCTCCTTAGGAGTGTGTCAGGACGACGGCGCCCTGCTCGAGTGTTTGGACCAGTGCGCTGAAGACGGGCAGACCCGGTTGGTGGTCCTCTGCGCCGAGTCGTTTGTGCAGGGCCGCCGGGTCATGGAACGGGCTGCCCGGCTGGTTCGCCAGGGCGTTCCGGTCGTCCTGCTGCGGTGCGGTGTCTTCCCAGGCATCGATCGAAGGGCCCGCCTTCGCCACCCAGACGGAAACTGGGCCGACGACGCAACTTGGCGGGCTGTCGCGGAACGCTACGGCGTTACGCTCCTGTCGGACGTGGGAGAGCTGTTGGCGTTTGCCAAGCTCTACGGGTGTTCTCGGCCGGCGCAGGGGCTCTCAATAGCCGGGCTGGCCTCGTCTGTGGGGCTGGCGCTGCTTTTGCGCGACAGCTGTTTCCGCGCCGGCGTCGCGCTGCCGGCTTTTTCTCCCGAACTCACGGAAAAATTGGAGAAAGTCCTGCCGCCGAGGGCGAAGGCGGTCAACCCGATCAGCGGCACCGAGTCGCTTGTTCAGTCAGACGGGGTTCTGTCTGAGGCTTTGCGGCGCATTCATTCCGGCGGGCGTTGCCTGCCGTTCGTCGTCCTCGGAGCTCTTGGCGGCGACGAAGTGGCCCGGGTGGTCTCCGAATTGGCCGAAGCCGGGCGAGACATCGCCAGCCCGATCGTCCTGTGCTGTCTCGGAGACTGGCGTCGCTTTGCCGGCTATGGGGACCTGTTGGCCCGATCCGGCGTCGTGGTGTACCGGGACCCGGCCGAAGCGGCTCGGGCGATCGCGCTGGCAGAAAAAATCTCCGCATCGTCCGTTCGCGCCCTGCCGTCCCAGCCGGTCCCTCCTGCGCCCAAACTGCCGGAGCTGCCGGAACGGCCTGACGAGGCGCAGGTCATGGACCTGATGAAATCTTATCAGCTGAGCTTGGTTCCCTCCCGGTTCTGCTCTTCGTTGGCAGAGGTCATGAGTGCGGCTGACGAGCTGGGGTTCCCGCTGGTCCTCAAGGCCGTCTCGCCGTCGCTGCTGAACAAGCAGCAGGCGCGCGGCGTCGCTCTGAACCTTCGCACGCCGGAAGAACTGCGCAACGCCTACGGCCGGGTGCTCGAACGGGTGAGCCGAGGCCATCCGGAGGCGAAACTTCGCGGCGTGCTCGTCCAGACCATGGTGACCGACGGGCTGGAGTGTATGATCGGCCTGAAGAGGGACCCGCTTTTTGGCCCGGTGGTCGCCGTCGCGCTCGGCGGGGCCTACTATGCGATGACGCGGGACATCGCCCTGCGCCCGGCGCCTGTGACGTTTGAAGAGGCTCAGGAAATGATCAGCTCTCTGAAAGGCGCTTCGCTCATTACCGGATCGTGGAGCGGCGTCCCGCTGGCCAGCGACGAGCTGGCCAGGACAATCGCCCAGATGTCCGTCATGGGGGACTGCGAGCCGGATCTGGAACTTCTTGATATCAATCCTATTTTCGTCCGACCAAACGCCGCCGAGATTGCCGACGCGTTTATCCGGCGGACGGAAAGGAGCCGACAGTGA
- the plsY gene encoding glycerol-3-phosphate 1-O-acyltransferase PlsY — MNFSLSFLWLALAYLIGSIPTGYLSVRLVRGIDIRTFGSGNTGGTNVGRLMGRKWGVGVIVFDMLKGALVIGLFRLAGLPNWLVMCGALAAVLGHNYPIWLGFRGGKGVATTFGTLFFCALPWSAAAIALAGVVWGLCLYLWRMVSLASLIALTAAPVLLALAKVPAESVWLGVCLALLAFWRHRSNVGRIMRGTENRIGQK, encoded by the coding sequence GTGAATTTTTCCCTCTCGTTTTTATGGCTGGCCTTGGCGTACCTGATCGGTTCGATTCCGACCGGATACTTGTCGGTCCGTTTAGTCCGCGGCATTGACATTCGGACCTTTGGAAGCGGCAACACCGGCGGCACAAACGTCGGCCGGCTGATGGGCCGGAAGTGGGGCGTGGGAGTCATCGTCTTCGACATGCTCAAGGGTGCCCTCGTCATCGGGCTGTTCCGCCTTGCCGGACTTCCCAATTGGCTGGTCATGTGCGGCGCCTTGGCCGCCGTTTTAGGGCACAATTACCCGATATGGCTGGGGTTTCGGGGCGGCAAGGGCGTGGCTACGACCTTTGGAACGCTCTTTTTCTGCGCCCTACCGTGGTCGGCCGCGGCGATCGCTCTGGCCGGCGTCGTGTGGGGCCTTTGTCTCTACCTGTGGCGGATGGTCTCGCTGGCCTCTCTTATCGCCCTGACTGCCGCGCCGGTCCTGCTGGCCCTGGCTAAAGTTCCCGCTGAGAGCGTTTGGCTCGGCGTCTGCCTGGCCCTGTTGGCATTTTGGCGCCACAGGTCGAACGTCGGGCGGATTATGCGCGGAACGGAGAACAGGATTGGTCAAAAATAA
- a CDS encoding CtsR family transcriptional regulator — protein sequence MNDREVGDDMSMSLTEVIEQYIQSLFADSEREQDQDRVSLRRKDVAERFGCVPSQINYVIRSRFTPERGFLVESQRGGNGYIRILKISYEQPEEKQRYVEDIVGDSLTEQDAKRLLTLFQQRGLITPRERLIVEISLRHLSDLADGAFDISPFRRDAMRAELAKRVFRGLIYAS from the coding sequence ATGAATGACCGAGAGGTTGGTGATGACATGTCGATGAGCCTGACCGAAGTGATTGAGCAGTACATTCAAAGCCTGTTCGCCGACTCGGAAAGGGAGCAGGACCAGGATCGGGTGTCGCTGCGCCGCAAGGACGTGGCCGAACGGTTCGGCTGCGTGCCAAGCCAGATAAACTACGTGATTCGAAGCCGTTTCACCCCGGAAAGGGGCTTCCTCGTCGAAAGCCAGCGGGGCGGAAACGGGTACATCCGTATTCTCAAGATCAGCTACGAGCAGCCCGAAGAAAAACAGCGGTACGTGGAAGATATCGTTGGCGACAGCCTGACCGAGCAGGACGCGAAGCGCCTTCTGACCCTTTTTCAGCAACGTGGGCTGATCACGCCTAGGGAACGCCTTATCGTGGAGATATCCCTTCGCCACCTGTCCGATCTGGCAGACGGCGCGTTTGACATTTCCCCGTTCCGGCGCGACGCGATGAGGGCCGAGCTGGCCAAGCGGGTGTTCCGCGGCCTGATTTACGCTTCTTGA